A region of Candidatus Bathyarchaeota archaeon DNA encodes the following proteins:
- a CDS encoding dihydroorotate dehydrogenase electron transfer subunit has product MSAWLTAINKHRITRILNVENVSPTVKTFTFMDRLCAKAKPGQFLMLWVPGVDEIPLSIFDADREKAIVSVAVKRVGEATQALHSMKVGGWIGVRGPFGNSFTHKKGETLLVGGGVGIAPLTFLAKELINQKTSKTVAIVGAKTKEELIFLDRLRELCGEENVLAATEDGSYGVKGLASDLAKSMMEREKFNVVYACGPELMTRAVLDLAERFGVYAEASLERLIRCAIGICGSCVIGSFRVCRDGPVFNINQLKTVKSEFGVWKRDFNGKRTPV; this is encoded by the coding sequence TTGTCGGCTTGGCTCACCGCAATTAACAAGCACAGGATAACCCGCATACTAAACGTGGAAAACGTCAGCCCAACAGTGAAAACCTTTACTTTCATGGATAGATTGTGCGCCAAAGCAAAACCCGGACAATTTTTAATGCTATGGGTTCCTGGAGTGGATGAAATTCCACTAAGCATTTTTGATGCAGACCGTGAAAAGGCGATAGTTTCAGTTGCTGTTAAACGGGTTGGCGAGGCAACTCAAGCGTTGCACAGTATGAAAGTAGGCGGCTGGATAGGGGTGCGTGGACCCTTTGGGAACAGTTTCACGCATAAAAAGGGTGAAACCCTACTGGTTGGAGGCGGTGTCGGCATAGCTCCGCTAACTTTTCTAGCCAAAGAGTTAATTAACCAAAAAACTTCAAAAACTGTGGCGATTGTAGGCGCCAAGACAAAAGAAGAGCTTATTTTCCTAGATAGGTTGAGGGAGCTTTGCGGAGAAGAAAACGTTCTAGCAGCCACTGAGGATGGAAGCTATGGTGTGAAAGGCTTGGCTTCAGATCTTGCGAAGTCGATGATGGAAAGAGAAAAGTTTAATGTGGTTTATGCTTGTGGTCCGGAGCTGATGACGCGGGCAGTTTTAGACCTTGCTGAAAGGTTTGGCGTTTATGCTGAGGCAAGCCTTGAAAGGCTTATACGGTGCGCCATTGGCATTTGCGGAAGCTGTGTCATAGGTAGTTTCCGCGTCTGCAGAGATGGCCCGGTTTTCAACATAAACCAGTTGAAAACTGTTAAAAGCGAATTCGGCGTCTGGAAACGAGACTTCAACGGAAAAAGGACACCAGTTTAA
- a CDS encoding C/D box methylation guide ribonucleoprotein complex aNOP56 subunit (functions along with aFIB and aL7a; guides 2'-O-methylation of ribose to specific sites in RNAs), translating to MMKATVIPTLFGVLAFNEENKLVAHSVFPKKPEEAAKVLLEIESGKVVKEIADLITHLKSGGYDAFVFENSALAAEVKEKFAVSTEFSKVSDAGQLLRSNIEGFAIEIGFVKDYDEFQRWMHSVSMELAKLKVKGAVEKRDLLIAQAIQTLDDLDKTINLFMSRVREWYGIHFPELDRLLEKHETYARLVVNIGKREGFTIEKLEKEGLPKQKVEQIANVAKSSMGADLSEEDLAQVQALSRTVLGLYNLREAMEKYIDTAMEEVAPNIKALTGALLGARLIALAGGLINLAKMPASTLQVLGAEKALFRSLKTGTKPPKHGIIFQHPYLHEAKKWQRGKIARALAGKLAIAARTDVFGGRYIGEELKADLEKRVEEIRQKYAEPPPKAPEKPKPKHEKKRWKRRHAG from the coding sequence GTGATGAAAGCAACGGTAATTCCAACCTTGTTCGGAGTTTTGGCTTTCAATGAGGAAAACAAGCTTGTAGCCCATTCTGTTTTTCCTAAAAAACCTGAAGAAGCGGCTAAAGTCCTCTTGGAGATCGAATCTGGAAAAGTTGTTAAAGAGATTGCAGATTTGATAACCCACTTGAAAAGCGGTGGGTATGACGCCTTTGTTTTTGAAAACTCTGCTTTGGCAGCTGAAGTTAAGGAGAAATTTGCGGTTTCAACAGAGTTTTCAAAAGTTTCGGATGCTGGCCAGCTTTTACGTTCAAACATTGAAGGCTTCGCGATTGAAATAGGCTTCGTTAAGGATTATGATGAGTTTCAGCGTTGGATGCACAGTGTCTCTATGGAACTTGCAAAACTAAAAGTTAAAGGAGCTGTTGAAAAAAGGGATTTGCTGATCGCTCAAGCCATTCAAACATTAGATGACTTGGATAAGACTATAAACCTTTTCATGAGTCGTGTCCGAGAATGGTATGGCATCCATTTCCCAGAGCTTGACCGTCTTCTAGAGAAACACGAAACATACGCCCGTCTAGTCGTAAACATTGGAAAACGCGAGGGCTTCACCATAGAAAAACTTGAAAAAGAGGGTTTGCCAAAGCAGAAAGTTGAACAAATAGCTAATGTAGCCAAATCTTCAATGGGCGCAGACCTTTCAGAAGAGGATCTGGCCCAAGTACAAGCTTTAAGCCGGACAGTGCTAGGCTTATATAATTTAAGAGAGGCTATGGAAAAATACATCGACACCGCCATGGAGGAGGTTGCTCCAAACATAAAAGCTTTGACGGGAGCGCTTCTAGGTGCACGGCTCATAGCTTTGGCTGGTGGCCTGATAAATCTGGCTAAAATGCCGGCCAGCACACTTCAAGTGCTTGGCGCGGAAAAAGCCCTGTTCCGCTCGCTTAAAACTGGAACAAAGCCGCCTAAGCATGGGATAATCTTTCAGCATCCATATTTGCATGAGGCGAAAAAGTGGCAGAGGGGCAAAATTGCAAGGGCTCTGGCTGGAAAACTTGCTATAGCCGCTCGGACAGACGTTTTCGGAGGAAGATACATTGGAGAAGAGTTGAAAGCTGACCTTGAAAAGCGAGTTGAGGAGATTCGCCAAAAGTACGCTGAGCCGCCGCCAAAGGCCCCAGAGAAGCCTAAACCTAAACATGAGAAGAAACGGTGGAAGCGGAGACATGCAGGTTAA
- a CDS encoding dihydroorotate dehydrogenase — protein sequence MKSGRLRVELAGLSLKNPIMLASGILGYSAETLKGIVEGGAGAVVTKSVGLKPRSGYANPTVVQVTYGLINAMGLPNPGIDEFTQDIREAKAVLKVPLIVSVYGFTAEEYAVVAEKAVKAGADAIELNVSCPHVRETGAEIGQNPGVLAEVVRKVKSAVNKPVIAKLSPNVTDIAEIAEAAVKAGADAITAINTVKAMAIDAETAKPMLGNKRGGLSGPAIKPIAVRCVYDIYERVKVPIIGCGGITSWRDAVEFILAGASAVQIGTAIALKGPKIFKSIASGINAYLKRKSLQSVKEIVGLAHRN from the coding sequence TTGAAAAGCGGACGTTTGAGAGTTGAATTGGCGGGTTTAAGCCTTAAAAACCCCATCATGCTGGCTTCTGGAATTTTAGGGTATTCAGCTGAAACTCTTAAAGGCATTGTTGAAGGCGGTGCAGGAGCCGTGGTAACAAAGTCTGTTGGCTTAAAGCCTAGAAGTGGCTACGCGAATCCAACAGTGGTTCAAGTTACATACGGCTTGATAAATGCCATGGGGCTTCCAAACCCCGGGATAGATGAGTTTACACAAGACATTAGGGAAGCCAAAGCTGTCTTAAAAGTCCCCCTAATAGTGAGCGTTTATGGATTCACGGCTGAAGAATATGCGGTTGTAGCTGAAAAAGCGGTGAAAGCCGGAGCAGACGCCATAGAGCTTAACGTTTCATGCCCTCATGTCAGGGAGACCGGTGCAGAAATTGGACAAAATCCCGGAGTTTTAGCTGAAGTTGTGAGAAAAGTTAAGAGCGCTGTGAATAAGCCTGTTATTGCTAAACTTTCACCCAACGTTACGGACATAGCAGAAATAGCTGAAGCCGCTGTTAAAGCCGGGGCGGACGCGATAACTGCCATAAACACGGTTAAGGCTATGGCTATAGACGCTGAAACAGCAAAACCTATGCTTGGAAACAAGAGGGGCGGCTTGTCGGGTCCAGCTATAAAACCCATCGCAGTTCGATGCGTCTACGACATCTATGAAAGAGTGAAAGTTCCCATAATTGGATGCGGCGGCATAACCAGCTGGCGGGACGCTGTGGAGTTCATACTTGCCGGAGCCTCAGCCGTCCAAATTGGAACAGCCATAGCTCTAAAAGGACCAAAAATTTTCAAGTCCATAGCCTCGGGGATAAACGCCTACCTAAAAAGGAAAAGTTTACAGAGCGTGAAAGAAATTGTCGGCTTGGCTCACCGCAATTAA
- a CDS encoding fibrillarin-like rRNA/tRNA 2'-O-methyltransferase: MQVKPHPSFSQIYVVALDDGTERLATRNLAPGRTVYGEKLVRFEGVEYRLWDPFRSKLAAAILKGVKAVPIKPDHQVLYLGAASGTTASHISDIVGEKGHVYCVEFAARALRELINNVCPYRPNMTPILEDARFPERYALFIRGKVDDIYCDIAQPEQAKILADNADIHLKSGGWIMLAVKAQSIDVTKEPSEVYKRELKILETRGFTIEDIVHLEPFDKAHAMIVAKYRN; this comes from the coding sequence ATGCAGGTTAAACCTCACCCTAGTTTCTCGCAAATATATGTTGTCGCTTTGGACGATGGAACCGAAAGACTTGCTACTCGAAATCTTGCACCCGGCCGAACAGTTTACGGCGAAAAGCTTGTACGCTTTGAAGGCGTTGAATATCGTCTCTGGGATCCGTTTAGAAGCAAGTTGGCAGCCGCCATTCTAAAAGGCGTTAAAGCAGTTCCCATAAAGCCAGACCATCAAGTGCTTTATTTAGGTGCGGCTTCAGGCACAACAGCCAGCCATATCTCTGATATAGTGGGCGAAAAGGGCCACGTTTACTGTGTAGAGTTTGCAGCTAGAGCCCTAAGAGAGCTCATCAACAATGTTTGCCCATATCGACCAAATATGACGCCCATACTGGAGGATGCCCGTTTCCCAGAGAGATATGCCCTTTTTATTCGCGGCAAAGTGGATGACATTTACTGTGACATAGCCCAGCCTGAACAAGCGAAAATTCTAGCGGACAACGCTGATATACATCTCAAGAGCGGCGGCTGGATAATGTTGGCTGTGAAAGCCCAAAGCATAGACGTGACAAAGGAGCCGTCTGAAGTTTACAAGAGGGAGCTGAAGATTTTGGAAACTAGGGGCTTCACGATAGAAGACATCGTTCACCTAGAACCCTTCGACAAGGCCCACGCCATGATAGTGGCAAAATATAGAAACTAA
- the rnhB gene encoding ribonuclease HII has product MVAGVDDAGRGSVIGSLVIAGILIDNGDMPKLVQLGVKDSKLLSPGRRETLAVEIKRIAKKHVIVKLSPAEIDKVVERGRKLHRLNWLEAQAMAKVIELLQPDVAYVDASDVLEERFKQQIMEFLPFKIEIISEHKADRKYPVVSAASIIAKVERDREIVELKAKYGDFGCGYPTDPKTIEFLHRCLKTFKEYPDFVRKSWKPAKKVKSESNSKQARLF; this is encoded by the coding sequence ATGGTTGCTGGTGTTGATGATGCTGGACGTGGCTCTGTTATAGGGTCGCTAGTTATTGCTGGAATCCTAATAGACAACGGAGACATGCCCAAACTTGTCCAATTAGGTGTGAAAGACTCGAAGCTTCTTTCGCCGGGCAGAAGGGAAACTCTAGCCGTCGAGATAAAGCGTATAGCCAAAAAACACGTTATTGTAAAGCTTTCCCCGGCGGAAATTGACAAAGTTGTTGAAAGAGGCAGAAAGCTTCATAGGCTTAACTGGTTGGAAGCGCAGGCCATGGCTAAAGTAATAGAGCTTCTCCAACCGGACGTAGCCTACGTGGATGCTTCAGACGTTTTGGAGGAACGCTTTAAACAGCAAATCATGGAGTTTCTGCCCTTTAAGATTGAAATTATTTCAGAGCATAAGGCGGACCGCAAATACCCGGTGGTTTCAGCTGCCTCTATAATAGCCAAGGTGGAACGTGACCGCGAAATAGTTGAGTTGAAAGCTAAATATGGCGATTTTGGATGCGGCTATCCCACAGACCCCAAGACAATCGAGTTTCTACACCGCTGCCTCAAAACCTTTAAAGAGTATCCGGATTTTGTTAGAAAAAGCTGGAAACCGGCTAAAAAGGTAAAAAGCGAAAGCAACTCAAAGCAGGCAAGACTTTTTTAA
- a CDS encoding DUF4184 family protein: MPITPLHASAFIFLYFKDKQRIDPLALAVSTTFVDLEPLYYAILGEPLDHRILHGFTLALTLYPILVTIVVYMVERLFEKKLWGIYTWLRLKPVKARYPLGTIYLLSLFGGFSHIFLDMFTHPEMLWVLYPFANGNPFYLWQASIIVEVAVVVLSLYSLRCWLKN, from the coding sequence GTGCCTATAACACCTCTTCATGCGTCGGCTTTCATTTTCCTATACTTTAAGGATAAACAACGAATAGATCCTTTGGCTCTAGCGGTTTCAACAACCTTCGTAGACCTTGAACCACTCTACTATGCTATTTTAGGCGAACCCTTAGATCATAGAATTTTGCACGGGTTCACCCTCGCCTTAACTCTATACCCAATCCTTGTCACCATCGTAGTCTACATGGTTGAGAGACTTTTCGAGAAAAAGTTATGGGGCATATATACTTGGTTAAGGCTTAAACCGGTTAAAGCACGGTACCCGCTAGGAACCATATACTTGTTAAGTCTTTTCGGCGGTTTCAGCCACATATTTCTAGACATGTTCACACATCCGGAAATGCTTTGGGTGTTATACCCCTTCGCCAATGGAAACCCATTCTACTTGTGGCAAGCATCCATAATTGTAGAAGTTGCAGTAGTAGTGCTTTCTTTATACTCGTTGAGGTGTTGGCTAAAAAACTAG
- a CDS encoding helix-turn-helix domain-containing protein gives MNIFVKFPMTYRETEEIKAAEAILKDGGFTVSQRCCSRPSCFDIAARKRESLVFVKVQQDIGCISLYDSLELRMIAEHVSATSLFISEKTRDKPLEDDTVYSRYNVLAVTPKTFENIVLRGIYPLIQAGPGGYYVEIDGEAIKRRRQELGLSVGEIAEKIGISRRTLYGYERGMAKASVTAAYNLLRTLGVPIAKPVNIFEAPKNHQKPFKTRAKQIFTRNKLVQRIFKKLAGCNIVAVKRAPFDFVVTVPEENVKIIGGVADCQDTKLTRRVEEILSLSKVVQAHPVLVTNGQKPQLDKDIPCVDSKEISKIKSPEELCNL, from the coding sequence TTGAATATTTTTGTGAAATTTCCGATGACTTATAGGGAGACGGAGGAAATAAAGGCGGCGGAAGCCATACTGAAGGATGGCGGTTTCACCGTCTCTCAGAGATGTTGCTCTAGGCCAAGCTGTTTTGACATAGCTGCCAGAAAAAGGGAATCCCTAGTTTTCGTGAAAGTGCAGCAGGACATTGGATGTATTTCGCTGTATGATTCTTTGGAGTTGCGGATGATAGCAGAACATGTTTCGGCGACGTCGCTTTTTATAAGCGAGAAAACTCGTGACAAACCGTTAGAAGATGACACTGTTTATTCACGATACAATGTTTTGGCTGTGACGCCTAAAACCTTTGAAAATATTGTTTTACGGGGCATATACCCACTAATTCAAGCTGGGCCGGGTGGATACTATGTAGAAATAGACGGTGAAGCCATTAAAAGGCGGAGGCAGGAGTTAGGCTTGTCCGTCGGCGAGATAGCTGAAAAAATAGGAATTTCAAGAAGGACACTTTATGGTTACGAGAGAGGCATGGCAAAGGCCTCTGTGACGGCAGCCTACAATCTGCTCCGCACTTTAGGGGTTCCCATAGCGAAACCAGTCAACATTTTTGAGGCTCCTAAAAACCACCAGAAGCCTTTTAAAACGAGGGCTAAGCAAATATTCACGCGGAACAAACTCGTCCAAAGAATTTTCAAGAAACTTGCTGGCTGCAATATTGTGGCCGTCAAGAGGGCACCCTTTGACTTTGTGGTTACGGTTCCGGAGGAAAATGTGAAAATAATCGGCGGAGTAGCGGACTGCCAAGACACAAAGTTAACCCGTAGGGTTGAAGAAATTTTAAGCCTGAGCAAGGTTGTTCAAGCTCATCCCGTTCTTGTAACCAACGGACAGAAACCACAGCTAGACAAGGATATTCCATGTGTCGACAGCAAGGAAATATCAAAAATAAAAAGCCCAGAAGAATTGTGTAACCTTTAA
- a CDS encoding TIGR04076 family protein encodes MSVVEVTVKSQTGKCAFGHKVGDKIIFDGRSVKGDVCYGALLILFPRVYAMRYGAEFPWIKDRDILYTACPDPENPVVFEIRRIRK; translated from the coding sequence ATGTCTGTTGTAGAGGTTACTGTAAAAAGTCAAACTGGGAAATGTGCTTTTGGGCACAAAGTGGGCGACAAAATAATCTTTGACGGGAGATCCGTTAAAGGTGACGTGTGTTATGGTGCGCTTCTAATTTTGTTTCCAAGAGTTTACGCCATGCGCTATGGTGCAGAGTTTCCATGGATAAAAGACAGAGATATACTTTACACTGCATGTCCAGACCCTGAAAACCCTGTGGTCTTCGAGATCCGCCGGATAAGGAAATAG